The following are from one region of the Acidobacteriota bacterium genome:
- a CDS encoding DUF4982 domain-containing protein: MITAVSFRQVVRRLIVGLVMCASVLLGTVNAATAERTILNFNPDWRFIKADPAGAEAVGFDDRAWAIVSTPHTYNDIDTFDNWSTPGHRGEQIQWSGRTWYRKTFTLPESMRGKRVFIEFEGVRQVAEVYLNGRRLGVSKTGFTPFGFELTPHVRFGGAPNVLAVMCDNRFMKDPLDEAAAAALGTATQGGKSAPNPNLAQLSAKVNEAIPGDLEQLSAEQIPWNNPHWHPAHGGIYRNVRLVVTDPLHITLPLYSFLKTVGPYVYATDVTAQSAKVTVEVPVENGRSAGVDRVDMQVEVFDADRRSILILQAGPTSMAAGGRLRVTASGSLPRPRLWEPAYPHLYRVVCTLRANGVTVDSSEVPLGIRGIRWDAQAGLFLNGQHLKLHGWGQKPTNEWPGLGAALPDWLHASTLQLMKQAGGNFVRWGHTAGGPSLIAAGDRLGLITDQPGVDGESDTRAAAWTLRASAFRDVIIYFRNNPSIFIWEGGNQKVSREHAKELRGLMDMYDPHGGRAYAHRRADQVTAEFMDVGIGTEGGREIARLPVVEGEYNREESPRRVWDDASPPNFGYPEAKGQTYQLTSEQFAVNQVAQYVKKLGAPEHSGGANWIFSDSTSGGRVAVEVARAGGEVDGVRLPKEAYYVCAVMFRGEPAVHIIGHWTYPAGTKKTVYVASNMDDVELLVNGRSLGHGKRSDTYLFTFPDVTWEAGEIRAVASSAGKAVATQTKRTAGPAAALKLTPIAGPDGLRADGADILLVDVEAVDARGERVPTVQQRVDFEMSGPGTWRGGYNSGKIHSTNNTYLDLEAGINRVAIRAGRVAGAISVHARSRSLKDATATVMSRTVVVDGGVSAVMPAVATIELPDQPLRPLAGPEPGLGTSARALKKASAAVGRFIRSFNYSGPSSYIVHIESRAADGKNAYVDVDSPLAGLTDDLLGADWVQAANRESLYDAVDLMELAVVAGSVVSIAHDDRVPRPAWLTRQFTPTAKRITVNGQPSSVFQRRVERDESLTLGANVESGAVKAANMYVVFVKAP; encoded by the coding sequence TTGATCACAGCCGTCTCTTTCCGTCAGGTAGTGCGTCGCCTGATCGTCGGTCTCGTCATGTGCGCGAGTGTGCTGCTGGGCACCGTCAACGCGGCCACAGCGGAACGTACCATCCTGAACTTCAATCCCGACTGGCGATTCATCAAGGCCGATCCAGCCGGGGCTGAGGCGGTCGGGTTCGACGATCGCGCCTGGGCCATCGTCTCGACGCCTCACACCTACAACGACATCGACACATTCGACAACTGGTCGACGCCGGGGCACCGCGGCGAGCAGATTCAATGGAGCGGCCGCACGTGGTATCGGAAGACGTTCACGTTGCCCGAATCGATGCGGGGCAAGCGGGTATTCATCGAGTTCGAGGGCGTGCGGCAGGTGGCGGAGGTGTATCTCAACGGCAGGCGGCTCGGTGTCAGCAAGACGGGATTCACGCCATTTGGCTTCGAGCTCACCCCGCACGTGAGATTCGGCGGCGCACCCAACGTGCTGGCGGTGATGTGCGATAACCGCTTCATGAAGGATCCGCTCGACGAAGCGGCGGCGGCCGCCCTGGGCACCGCGACGCAGGGCGGAAAGTCCGCACCCAACCCCAATCTCGCGCAGCTGTCGGCGAAGGTGAACGAGGCGATTCCTGGCGATCTCGAGCAGTTGTCGGCCGAACAGATCCCGTGGAACAACCCGCACTGGCATCCGGCGCACGGCGGAATCTATCGCAACGTGCGGCTCGTCGTCACCGATCCTCTGCACATTACGCTGCCGCTCTATAGCTTTCTCAAGACGGTGGGGCCGTACGTCTACGCGACCGACGTGACCGCGCAGTCCGCGAAGGTGACGGTTGAGGTGCCCGTCGAAAACGGCCGCAGCGCAGGTGTAGACCGGGTCGACATGCAGGTGGAGGTCTTCGACGCCGATCGGCGATCGATCCTCATCCTGCAGGCAGGGCCGACGTCGATGGCCGCCGGCGGGCGGTTGCGGGTGACGGCCTCCGGCAGCCTCCCGCGGCCGCGCCTGTGGGAGCCAGCCTATCCCCACCTCTATCGCGTCGTCTGCACGCTCAGGGCAAACGGCGTCACCGTCGATAGCAGCGAAGTGCCGCTCGGAATCCGGGGGATTCGCTGGGACGCCCAGGCGGGTCTGTTCCTCAACGGCCAACACTTGAAGCTCCACGGATGGGGCCAGAAGCCGACCAATGAGTGGCCTGGTCTCGGCGCGGCGCTGCCAGACTGGTTGCACGCATCCACTCTTCAATTGATGAAGCAGGCGGGCGGGAACTTCGTCCGATGGGGCCACACGGCGGGCGGTCCGTCGCTCATTGCCGCGGGCGATCGTCTCGGCCTCATCACCGATCAGCCCGGGGTCGATGGCGAGTCCGACACGCGTGCCGCCGCGTGGACACTTCGGGCTTCCGCATTTCGGGATGTGATCATCTACTTCCGCAACAACCCGTCGATCTTCATCTGGGAGGGCGGGAACCAGAAAGTGTCGAGGGAGCACGCGAAAGAACTGCGCGGCCTGATGGACATGTACGATCCGCATGGCGGTCGGGCCTACGCGCACCGCCGCGCGGATCAGGTGACGGCGGAGTTCATGGACGTGGGCATAGGCACCGAAGGCGGCCGCGAGATCGCTCGGCTTCCCGTCGTCGAAGGCGAGTACAACCGCGAGGAGTCGCCTCGCCGCGTGTGGGACGATGCCTCGCCGCCGAACTTCGGGTATCCGGAGGCGAAGGGCCAGACGTATCAGCTCACCTCCGAGCAGTTCGCGGTGAACCAGGTGGCGCAGTATGTGAAGAAACTCGGAGCGCCCGAGCACAGCGGCGGCGCCAACTGGATCTTCTCCGACTCGACCAGCGGTGGCCGCGTGGCCGTCGAAGTGGCGCGCGCCGGCGGCGAGGTTGACGGCGTGCGGTTGCCCAAGGAGGCGTACTACGTGTGCGCGGTGATGTTCCGCGGCGAGCCCGCTGTGCACATCATTGGGCACTGGACCTATCCGGCTGGGACGAAGAAGACGGTCTACGTCGCGTCGAACATGGACGACGTCGAACTCCTCGTCAACGGCCGATCGCTCGGCCATGGCAAGAGGTCGGACACGTATCTCTTTACGTTCCCTGATGTCACATGGGAGGCAGGGGAGATCAGGGCCGTTGCGTCGTCTGCGGGTAAGGCTGTCGCGACGCAGACCAAGCGGACAGCCGGGCCGGCCGCTGCGCTGAAGCTCACGCCCATCGCTGGGCCGGACGGGCTTCGCGCCGACGGGGCCGATATTCTGCTCGTCGACGTCGAGGCCGTGGACGCGCGTGGCGAGCGCGTCCCAACCGTCCAGCAGCGCGTCGATTTCGAGATGTCGGGCCCAGGCACGTGGCGCGGCGGCTACAACAGCGGCAAGATCCATTCGACCAACAACACCTATCTTGACCTTGAGGCTGGCATCAACCGCGTCGCGATTCGCGCCGGGCGAGTGGCCGGGGCGATCTCCGTGCACGCGCGCAGCCGGAGTCTCAAGGACGCCACGGCGACCGTAATGTCGCGGACGGTTGTCGTCGATGGCGGTGTCTCTGCCGTGATGCCGGCGGTGGCCACGATCGAACTGCCTGACCAGCCGCTGAGGCCTCTGGCTGGTCCCGAACCCGGCCTGGGCACGTCAGCACGGGCGTTGAAGAAGGCGTCGGCTGCGGTCGGACGTTTCATCCGATCGTTCAACTACTCGGGCCCCTCGTCCTACATCGTCCACATCGAAAGCCGCGCCGCCGATGGCAAGAACGCCTATGTCGATGTCGATTCGCCGCTCGCGGGATTGACTGACGATCTTCTGGGTGCGGATTGGGTTCAGGCCGCGAACCGGGAAAGTCTCTACGACGCCGTCGACCTGATGGAGCTGGCCGTCGTGGCCGGCAGCGTCGTGTCGATCGCGCACGACGACCGTGTGCCGCGCCCGGCGTGGCTGACACGGCAATTCACGCCGACTGCGAAGCGCATCACGGTGAACGGTCAACCGTCGAGCGTGTTCCAGCGCCGGGTCGAGCGCGACGAAAGCCTGACGCTCGGCGCCAACGTCGAAAGCGGCGCGGTGAAGGCCGCGAACATGTACGTCGTGTTCGTGAAAGCCCCATAG
- a CDS encoding Gfo/Idh/MocA family oxidoreductase — protein MSHSSRSEREASRRRFLKTSIAASAGLFLPTFIPRTYLFGAQTPPSRRINVAQIGCGRMGTEDLRGTMAHDLCRMVAVCDLDAKRLEQARAEVEQFYKAKGESRVDVKAYRDYHEVLARPDIDAVIVTPPDHWHAIVAVEAVLAGKDLHVQKPLTYDIAEAIALRTAVRAKGRILQTGSQQRSSQPWNTFRIATEAVRNGRIGQIKTIRVGIGQDKPKGQAPIAQPVPATFDYETWLGPAPQQPYMEDRVHPQEGYGRPGWITTEDFGLGMITNWGAHHMDIAHWGMGMELSGPTSIEARADFMTGDVWTVHETYHVEMTYPNGVLLIMDNSFPNGVRFEGTEGWVFCARGSAQVTSSDPGATGQKDGRKSLDASDLRLLSAPYGPNAKRWMASENSYRNWLEAIAKRQDPIAPVDQAARSLEACAAAWIGMKLRRKLTWDPKLEQFVGDAEANAMCARKPRAAKYDLAQIMKSAGLVKSPAPSPVK, from the coding sequence ATGTCACATTCATCACGCAGCGAGCGCGAGGCGTCGCGGCGCCGGTTTCTGAAGACGTCCATCGCCGCGTCCGCCGGGTTGTTCCTGCCGACGTTCATTCCTCGCACGTACTTGTTCGGCGCGCAGACTCCACCGAGCCGCCGGATCAACGTGGCGCAGATTGGCTGCGGTCGGATGGGCACCGAGGATTTGCGCGGCACGATGGCGCACGACCTCTGCCGCATGGTGGCGGTATGCGATCTCGACGCGAAGCGCCTGGAACAGGCGCGGGCCGAGGTCGAGCAGTTCTACAAGGCCAAGGGCGAGAGTCGCGTGGACGTCAAGGCGTACCGCGACTACCACGAGGTGCTGGCCAGGCCAGACATCGACGCCGTGATCGTGACCCCGCCGGATCACTGGCACGCGATTGTCGCGGTTGAGGCGGTGCTGGCCGGCAAGGACCTGCACGTGCAGAAGCCCCTGACGTACGACATTGCCGAGGCCATCGCGCTGCGCACGGCCGTTCGCGCCAAGGGACGCATTCTTCAGACGGGCAGCCAGCAGCGGTCGTCACAACCATGGAACACGTTCCGCATTGCCACCGAAGCGGTGCGCAACGGAAGGATCGGGCAGATCAAGACCATCAGGGTGGGGATTGGCCAGGACAAGCCGAAAGGACAGGCGCCAATAGCCCAGCCCGTGCCCGCGACGTTCGACTACGAGACGTGGCTCGGTCCGGCGCCGCAGCAGCCGTACATGGAAGATCGCGTGCACCCCCAGGAGGGGTATGGCCGGCCCGGTTGGATTACGACCGAGGACTTCGGTCTCGGGATGATCACCAACTGGGGCGCGCACCACATGGACATCGCCCATTGGGGCATGGGGATGGAATTGAGCGGGCCGACGAGCATCGAGGCTCGCGCCGACTTCATGACCGGAGATGTGTGGACGGTGCACGAGACATATCACGTCGAAATGACGTACCCCAACGGCGTGCTGCTCATCATGGACAACTCGTTTCCGAACGGCGTCCGATTCGAGGGCACTGAAGGCTGGGTGTTCTGTGCGCGCGGATCCGCGCAGGTGACGAGCAGCGATCCTGGGGCCACTGGCCAGAAGGACGGGCGGAAGTCGCTCGATGCCAGCGACCTTCGACTGCTGAGCGCGCCGTACGGACCCAACGCCAAGCGCTGGATGGCCAGCGAGAATTCCTATCGAAACTGGCTCGAAGCAATAGCCAAGCGCCAGGACCCGATCGCACCTGTTGATCAGGCGGCCCGCAGTCTCGAGGCGTGTGCCGCCGCCTGGATCGGGATGAAGCTCAGGCGAAAGCTCACGTGGGATCCGAAACTCGAGCAGTTCGTCGGCGATGCGGAGGCCAACGCGATGTGCGCGCGCAAGCCCCGCGCTGCCAAGTACGACCTCGCACAGATCATGAAGTCGGCGGGCCTCGTCAAGAGCCCAGCGCCGTCGCCGGTGAAGTGA